In the Streptomyces sp. BHT-5-2 genome, one interval contains:
- a CDS encoding exonuclease SbcCD subunit D, which yields MRFLHTSDWHLGRRFHEADLIDAQRAFLAHVHDTARDHAVDVILVAGDIYDRAIPSLDAVRLFDSALSQLADLGIPIIMISGNHDSAHRLGVGASVLARAGVHLRTDPATTGTCPVLLDDEHGTVAVYGIPYLEPSLTHDDLEANKSHQAVTTAALDRIRADLATYPEGTRSVVLAHAFVAGGEPSTSERDITVGGLDYVLGSAFTRIDYVALGHLHGAQNVNDHIHYSGSPLAYSFSEAHHTKSLTIVDMAGDGTVTLTRVPTPVPRPLALLKGALEDLLTDPAHEALADHWLQVTLTDPALPYEPMARLRRRFPHTLSLLHERPDNPQQAADRPTYTQRLQGRSDLDIVHDFIKKVRGDDPTPAEQALLRQAVEATQHATHEETV from the coding sequence ATGCGGTTCTTGCACACCTCGGACTGGCATCTCGGGCGCCGGTTCCATGAAGCCGACCTGATCGACGCGCAGCGCGCCTTCCTCGCCCACGTGCACGACACGGCCCGCGACCACGCCGTCGACGTCATCCTCGTGGCGGGAGACATCTACGACCGGGCCATCCCCAGCCTGGATGCCGTACGCCTCTTCGACAGCGCTCTGAGCCAGCTCGCCGATCTGGGCATCCCCATCATCATGATCAGCGGCAACCACGACTCAGCACACCGGCTCGGTGTCGGCGCCAGCGTCCTGGCCCGAGCCGGTGTGCACCTGCGGACCGACCCGGCCACCACCGGCACCTGCCCCGTCCTGCTGGACGACGAGCACGGCACCGTCGCCGTCTACGGCATCCCCTATCTCGAGCCGTCCCTGACCCACGACGACCTCGAGGCCAACAAAAGCCACCAAGCCGTGACCACCGCAGCCCTGGACCGCATCCGCGCCGACCTCGCCACCTACCCGGAAGGCACCCGCAGCGTCGTGCTGGCGCACGCCTTCGTCGCCGGCGGCGAACCCTCCACCAGCGAGCGCGACATCACCGTCGGAGGCCTCGACTACGTCCTGGGCAGTGCCTTCACCCGCATCGACTACGTCGCCCTCGGCCACCTCCACGGTGCCCAGAACGTCAACGACCATATCCACTACAGCGGTTCACCGCTGGCCTACTCCTTCTCCGAAGCCCACCACACCAAATCCCTGACCATCGTTGACATGGCCGGCGACGGCACCGTCACCCTCACCCGCGTGCCCACCCCCGTCCCGCGCCCCCTGGCCCTGCTCAAGGGCGCCCTCGAGGACCTGCTGACCGACCCCGCCCACGAGGCTCTGGCCGACCACTGGCTGCAGGTCACCCTCACCGACCCCGCCCTGCCGTACGAGCCGATGGCCCGGCTGCGCCGCCGCTTCCCCCACACCCTGAGCCTGCTGCACGAACGCCCCGACAACCCACAGCAGGCTGCCGACCGCCCCACCTACACCCAGCGCCTGCAAGGCCGAAGCGACCTCGACATCGTCCACGACTTCATCAAGAAAGTCCGCGGCGACGACCCCACCCCCGCCGAACAGGCCCTACTGCGCCAAGCCGTCGAAGCCACCCAGCACGCCACACACGAGGAGACCGTCTAA
- a CDS encoding AAA family ATPase: MRLHSLTLQAFGPFAGTHTIDFDSLTSEGLFLLHGATGAGKSTVFDAICYALYGKPPGDRDQVLRSDHAADHLLTQVILEATISGRRLEITRIPAQTRPKTRGTGTTQQNAKALLREWKHDTAGEARWEASSKSHQEIGDHLLTLLGMSRDQFCQVVLLPQNQFTQFLRAKASTRKELLGKLFRTGRFTDIDRWLQERGRETEKDLKAARGDVISLIDRIHGAATGLDHEQDAPTGDDPQTLTEPAKAWATALMEAAATHLKTATTQAEEAAADLAEQQAHELAVRTLHQQQTEHRTATEQLQQLEQQAPRQQHITGQLEQARRAGKLAAVLHAAHTAADAHTRAVADEDKARSVLSPPHTTASADELATAEQQIRAESTRVEALLPKEAAVQELTRDLQQLDAERETLAADQLEAKEWLAKEPDRRTALTARLQTAQRAETDSTHQQTTLAEVRRRLQDARQRDAHLADVASCELRLEAARTATAKAAQEHIDIRRQRTDGMAAELAAELTDGSPCPVCGSCTHPAPAAPHPGQPTRKDEQAAEKRHLKAEKAEKAATADLQQAQERAAQARAQAGDAPLTDIQALVDATQTQLEQTLKTASDAGPATEELTALEREHTAMTQKSTTAGEHLAARNAEYDHLSTQLTDLTQQLDQARNGAASVADRLADLTHTAEQLKTAAEAATTTLRRAQERDTRLTEAATAARQQGFETLQAAQEALLDDDTLHALEGEIQRFIHERAVHTATLERPDLAHAASQPSADLEAATQLHKSAAQHHTDTVAATTAARTRHDNLAELTTALTGSIERLHPLQDAYDTVHHLQEVIHGTSPSNRDRMELEAYVLAARLEQVVDAANTRLLRMSDHRYTLAHSDDRASHGARSGLGLKITDAWTGRDRNTDTLSGGESFFASLALALGLADVVTHEAGGRVLDTLFIDEGFGSLDDDTLHQVLDVLDSLRDHDRTVGLISHVPELRRRITSQLHVRKGTSGSTLHPVTQTAE; encoded by the coding sequence GTGCGCCTGCACAGCCTCACCCTGCAGGCCTTCGGCCCCTTCGCAGGAACCCACACCATCGACTTCGACTCCCTGACCAGCGAAGGCCTCTTCCTGCTGCACGGCGCCACCGGAGCCGGCAAAAGCACCGTCTTCGACGCCATCTGCTACGCCCTCTATGGCAAGCCGCCCGGCGACCGGGACCAGGTGCTGCGCAGCGACCACGCCGCTGACCACCTGCTCACACAGGTCATCCTGGAGGCCACCATCTCCGGGCGTCGCCTGGAGATCACCCGCATTCCCGCGCAGACCCGACCCAAGACCCGTGGCACCGGCACCACCCAGCAGAACGCCAAGGCACTCTTGCGTGAGTGGAAACACGACACCGCCGGTGAGGCCCGCTGGGAGGCATCCAGCAAGTCCCACCAGGAGATCGGCGACCACCTCCTGACGCTGCTGGGCATGAGCCGGGACCAGTTCTGCCAGGTCGTCCTCCTGCCGCAGAACCAGTTCACCCAGTTCCTGCGCGCCAAAGCGTCCACTCGCAAGGAACTTCTCGGCAAGCTGTTCCGTACCGGCCGCTTCACCGACATCGACCGCTGGCTTCAAGAACGCGGCCGCGAGACGGAAAAGGACCTCAAGGCGGCCCGCGGCGACGTCATCAGCCTCATCGACCGCATCCACGGAGCGGCCACAGGACTCGACCACGAGCAGGACGCCCCCACCGGCGACGATCCGCAGACCCTGACCGAGCCGGCCAAGGCGTGGGCCACAGCCCTGATGGAAGCGGCAGCCACACACCTGAAGACGGCAACCACCCAGGCTGAGGAAGCGGCCGCCGACCTCGCCGAGCAACAAGCACACGAACTGGCCGTGCGCACCCTGCACCAGCAGCAAACCGAGCACCGCACCGCCACCGAGCAACTGCAGCAGCTGGAGCAGCAAGCACCTCGGCAGCAGCACATCACCGGCCAGCTCGAACAAGCCCGCCGCGCCGGCAAGCTGGCAGCCGTCCTCCACGCTGCACACACCGCCGCAGACGCACACACCCGTGCCGTCGCCGACGAGGACAAGGCCCGCAGCGTCCTCTCCCCGCCGCACACCACAGCCTCGGCCGACGAACTCGCCACCGCCGAGCAGCAGATACGCGCCGAGAGCACCCGCGTCGAAGCACTACTGCCGAAGGAAGCCGCCGTACAGGAACTGACACGAGACCTGCAGCAGCTTGACGCCGAACGGGAGACGCTCGCAGCCGACCAACTCGAGGCCAAAGAATGGCTCGCTAAGGAGCCCGACCGCCGTACCGCGCTGACCGCACGTCTTCAAACCGCCCAGCGCGCCGAGACCGACAGCACCCACCAGCAGACCACCCTCGCCGAGGTGCGCCGCCGCCTTCAGGACGCACGGCAGCGCGACGCGCACCTCGCCGACGTCGCCTCGTGCGAACTCCGCCTGGAAGCCGCCCGCACCGCCACAGCCAAGGCAGCACAGGAACACATCGACATCCGCCGGCAGCGCACCGATGGCATGGCTGCAGAACTGGCCGCCGAGCTCACCGACGGCTCGCCCTGCCCTGTGTGCGGATCGTGCACCCACCCAGCCCCGGCTGCCCCGCACCCGGGACAGCCCACCCGTAAAGACGAGCAGGCGGCAGAGAAGCGGCACCTCAAGGCCGAGAAAGCCGAGAAAGCCGCCACCGCCGACCTCCAGCAGGCCCAGGAACGCGCCGCTCAGGCCCGGGCTCAGGCCGGCGATGCACCGCTGACCGACATCCAAGCCCTCGTGGACGCCACCCAAACGCAACTCGAGCAAACACTGAAGACCGCCTCCGACGCCGGACCCGCGACCGAGGAACTCACCGCCCTCGAACGCGAACACACCGCCATGACGCAGAAGTCCACCACCGCCGGCGAACACCTCGCGGCACGCAACGCCGAGTACGACCACCTCTCAACCCAGCTGACCGACCTCACCCAGCAATTGGACCAAGCACGCAACGGCGCCGCCTCCGTAGCCGACCGCCTGGCCGACCTCACCCACACCGCAGAGCAGCTCAAAACTGCTGCTGAAGCCGCCACCACCACCCTGCGCCGCGCACAAGAGCGGGATACGCGTCTCACCGAGGCCGCCACCGCCGCCCGCCAGCAGGGCTTCGAAACCCTCCAGGCCGCACAAGAAGCCCTCCTCGACGACGACACACTGCACGCCCTCGAAGGGGAGATCCAGCGCTTCATCCACGAGCGCGCGGTACACACCGCCACCCTCGAGCGGCCCGACCTCGCCCACGCCGCATCCCAGCCGTCCGCCGACCTCGAGGCCGCAACCCAACTGCACAAGAGCGCAGCCCAACACCACACCGACACCGTCGCCGCAACCACCGCGGCCCGCACCCGCCACGACAACCTCGCCGAGCTCACCACCGCCCTCACCGGCAGCATCGAGCGCCTGCACCCCCTGCAAGACGCCTACGACACCGTCCACCACCTCCAGGAAGTCATCCACGGCACCTCACCGAGCAACCGTGACCGTATGGAACTGGAGGCATACGTCCTCGCCGCCCGGCTCGAACAAGTCGTTGACGCCGCCAACACACGCCTGCTGCGCATGTCCGACCACCGCTACACCCTCGCCCACAGCGACGACCGCGCCTCCCACGGAGCCCGCTCCGGCCTCGGGCTGAAGATCACCGACGCGTGGACCGGCCGCGACCGCAACACCGACACCCTCTCCGGAGGCGAGTCCTTCTTCGCCTCCCTCGCCCTCGCCCTGGGCCTCGCCGACGTCGTCACCCACGAAGCAGGCGGACGCGTCCTGGACACCCTCTTCATCGACGAGGGCTTCGGCTCCCTCGACGACGACACCCTCCACCAGGTCCTCGACGTCCTGGATTCCCTACGCGACCACGACCGCACCGTCGGCTTGATCAGCCACGTCCCCGAACTCCGCCGCCGCATCACCAGCCAGCTCCACGTCCGCAAAGGCACTAGCGGCTCCACACTGCACCCGGTAACCCAGACCGCCGAGTGA
- a CDS encoding SMI1/KNR4 family protein, producing MTTPFDPQYLDALTARARYPLGPPVTVELDRSDGAYGELAALLTRHNGLTAFNAGLQIFRAGAEGLGPDLQTWNDPQTWKHTYQGLADGLLCFAQDLFGTQFALDSEGHVVRFDPETAERTILGDSLEQWAQWLLSDPDVNATHAFATSWQDRHGALTHDQRLIPLRFFTLGGTYEDANLTVKEAAQCMRIRGPLAQALYSLPDGAHFQMTATPPPSDPDLLSHHELEVRADYSTLLIMDDDANLDEPERAWFDTLVADWINASPGVVSMGTARPFSVPVTVDVRRTSPAGDDLEFQQADHVTQASLALCSGRLLISMQDVDDRLPRIPLTPGTYAVRIYSHGLRTVSEDGLEGEDRYHVVLWPTDEDHPAQVLKRYPEPLPGG from the coding sequence ATGACCACGCCCTTCGATCCCCAGTACCTCGATGCGCTCACCGCACGAGCCCGCTACCCCCTGGGGCCACCCGTGACCGTGGAACTAGATCGCTCCGACGGGGCCTACGGTGAGCTGGCTGCGCTTTTGACGCGCCACAACGGCCTCACTGCCTTCAACGCCGGCCTGCAGATCTTTCGGGCTGGTGCCGAAGGTCTGGGCCCAGACTTGCAGACCTGGAACGATCCGCAGACCTGGAAGCACACCTACCAGGGCCTGGCCGATGGTTTGCTGTGCTTTGCCCAAGACCTCTTTGGCACCCAGTTCGCCCTCGACAGTGAGGGGCACGTGGTGCGCTTCGATCCGGAAACCGCCGAACGCACCATCCTCGGTGACAGCCTGGAACAGTGGGCGCAATGGCTCCTGTCCGATCCCGACGTGAACGCTACCCACGCCTTCGCCACGAGCTGGCAGGACCGCCATGGCGCCCTGACACACGACCAACGCCTGATCCCACTACGCTTCTTCACTCTCGGCGGTACCTACGAGGACGCCAACCTCACCGTCAAAGAGGCCGCACAGTGCATGCGCATCCGCGGCCCCCTCGCCCAAGCCCTGTACTCGCTACCCGACGGAGCCCACTTCCAGATGACTGCCACGCCGCCCCCGAGCGACCCCGACCTGCTCTCCCACCACGAACTCGAGGTCCGCGCTGATTACTCAACTCTGCTGATCATGGACGACGATGCGAACCTGGACGAACCCGAACGCGCCTGGTTCGACACACTGGTTGCGGATTGGATCAACGCCTCCCCCGGCGTCGTCAGTATGGGAACCGCCCGCCCCTTCAGCGTTCCCGTCACCGTAGACGTACGCCGCACGTCGCCGGCCGGCGACGACCTAGAGTTTCAACAGGCCGATCACGTCACTCAGGCCAGTCTCGCGCTCTGCTCCGGACGCCTGCTGATCTCCATGCAGGACGTCGACGACAGGCTGCCTCGTATCCCCCTCACCCCCGGCACATACGCCGTGCGCATCTACTCCCACGGTCTGCGTACCGTCTCCGAGGATGGGTTGGAAGGCGAGGACCGCTACCACGTAGTGCTTTGGCCCACCGACGAAGACCACCCCGCCCAGGTCCTCAAGCGCTACCCCGAGCCCCTTCCTGGCGGCTGA
- a CDS encoding aspartate aminotransferase family protein — protein sequence MHFTRMSSYENAPVPTIVRGEGTNIYDDKGKRYIDGLAGLFVVNAGHGRAELAETAYKQAQELAFFPVWSYAHPKAVELAERLANEAPGDLNKVFFTTGGGEAVETAWKLAKQYFKLTGKPMKHKVISRAVAYHGTPQGALSITGLPGLKAPFEPLVPGAHKVPNTNIYRAPIHGDDPEAFGRWAADQIEQQIIFEGPETVAAVFLEPVQNAGGCFPPPPGYFQRVREICDQYDVLLVSDEVICAFGRLGTTFACDKFGYVPDMITCAKGMTSGYSPIGACIVSDRLAEPFYKGDNTFLHGYTFGGHPVSAAVGVANLDIFEREGLNQHVLDNEGNFLSTLQKLHDLPIVGDVRGNGFFYGIELVKDKATKESFNDEETERVLYGFLSKALYDNGLYCRADDRGDPVIQLAPPLIADQPVFDEIEQILRSVLTEAWTKL from the coding sequence ATGCACTTCACCCGCATGTCGTCGTACGAGAACGCCCCCGTGCCCACCATCGTGCGCGGCGAGGGCACCAACATCTACGACGACAAGGGCAAGCGCTACATCGACGGCCTCGCCGGCCTCTTCGTGGTCAACGCCGGCCACGGCCGGGCCGAGCTCGCCGAGACCGCCTACAAGCAGGCGCAGGAGCTCGCGTTCTTCCCCGTGTGGTCCTACGCCCACCCCAAGGCCGTGGAGCTCGCCGAGCGCCTGGCCAACGAGGCCCCCGGCGACCTCAACAAGGTCTTCTTCACCACCGGTGGCGGCGAGGCCGTCGAGACCGCCTGGAAGCTGGCCAAGCAGTACTTCAAGCTCACCGGCAAGCCGATGAAGCACAAGGTGATATCCCGCGCGGTGGCTTACCACGGCACCCCGCAGGGCGCCCTGTCGATCACCGGTCTGCCCGGCCTCAAGGCCCCCTTCGAGCCGCTGGTCCCCGGCGCGCACAAGGTGCCGAACACCAACATCTACCGCGCCCCGATCCACGGCGACGACCCCGAGGCCTTCGGCCGCTGGGCCGCCGACCAGATCGAGCAGCAGATCATCTTCGAGGGCCCCGAGACCGTCGCCGCGGTCTTCCTCGAGCCGGTGCAGAACGCCGGTGGCTGCTTCCCGCCGCCCCCCGGCTACTTCCAGCGGGTCCGCGAGATCTGCGACCAGTACGACGTGCTGCTCGTCTCCGACGAGGTCATCTGCGCCTTCGGCCGTCTGGGCACGACCTTCGCCTGTGACAAGTTCGGCTACGTCCCGGACATGATCACCTGCGCCAAGGGCATGACCTCCGGTTACTCCCCGATCGGTGCCTGCATCGTCTCCGACCGCCTGGCCGAGCCGTTCTACAAGGGCGACAACACCTTCCTGCACGGCTACACCTTCGGTGGCCACCCGGTCTCCGCGGCCGTCGGCGTCGCCAACCTCGACATCTTCGAGCGCGAGGGCCTCAACCAGCACGTCCTCGACAACGAGGGCAACTTCCTCAGCACCCTGCAGAAGCTGCACGACCTGCCGATCGTCGGCGACGTCCGCGGCAACGGCTTCTTCTACGGCATCGAGCTGGTGAAGGACAAGGCCACCAAGGAGTCGTTCAACGACGAGGAGACCGAGCGCGTCCTCTACGGCTTCCTCTCCAAGGCGCTGTACGACAACGGTCTCTACTGCCGCGCCGACGACCGTGGCGACCCGGTCATCCAGCTGGCCCCGCCGCTGATCGCCGACCAGCCGGTCTTCGACGAAATCGAGCAGATCCTCCGCTCCGTCCTGACCGAGGCGTGGACCAAGCTCTGA
- a CDS encoding putative T7SS-secreted protein: MAELGESRDPKDLVPGDVKAVQATARLLTQFGQTLSRVGSGLRNLDHDGWKGKAADAFHDFYDEEPKRWITCGDAFHDAAQALNSYSNTLAWAQEQAREAVALWEQGERQTQQAKATYERTALQAQQQNGVGAASVLAPFSDPGEATREQARSLLAQARGQVQAEGHRSAGVVAKAQEAAPPKPTLWDKAVGAVETGLDSLAGGFRHGAASALRGAGHVENMALQGAGTLLGEEIKAGGKIAGGALHAGASVLSGLGFRDGSRDLETAGEDVETSTEGAGDDVEHRTEEAGRDVEDTADREATDVEGGGGHGGGGGGRDVGGRGHYVIIDKVKYPETAQHVDEAQSGISWRGDERREQQQPADLTIDRDGADDNRKESLRGIPKRGAEKLDRDEYPPAMFAEGGLGASVKYIDRSDNRGAGRSMGNQLRGLDNGEHVTVITA; encoded by the coding sequence ATGGCTGAGCTGGGGGAAAGTCGGGACCCGAAGGATCTGGTGCCCGGCGACGTGAAGGCCGTGCAGGCCACGGCTCGCCTCCTGACCCAATTCGGGCAGACGTTGTCCCGAGTCGGCTCGGGACTGCGAAACCTGGACCACGATGGCTGGAAAGGGAAAGCGGCGGACGCCTTTCACGATTTTTACGACGAGGAACCGAAACGCTGGATCACCTGCGGTGACGCCTTCCACGACGCCGCACAAGCCTTGAACTCCTACAGCAACACCCTTGCGTGGGCCCAGGAGCAGGCGCGCGAAGCCGTTGCGTTGTGGGAGCAGGGTGAGAGGCAGACGCAACAAGCCAAGGCGACCTACGAACGAACTGCCCTGCAAGCCCAACAGCAGAACGGTGTGGGCGCAGCTTCCGTACTTGCCCCGTTCTCGGATCCGGGCGAGGCAACACGGGAGCAGGCCCGGTCCTTGTTGGCTCAGGCCCGCGGCCAGGTGCAGGCAGAAGGCCATCGCAGCGCTGGGGTGGTGGCCAAGGCCCAGGAAGCGGCACCGCCGAAACCAACGCTGTGGGACAAAGCCGTCGGTGCGGTGGAAACGGGGCTGGATTCTCTCGCGGGCGGGTTCCGTCACGGCGCGGCCAGTGCGCTGCGTGGTGCGGGGCATGTCGAGAACATGGCCCTGCAGGGCGCCGGCACCTTGCTCGGAGAGGAGATCAAGGCTGGCGGAAAGATTGCGGGTGGAGCGCTGCACGCCGGCGCATCCGTACTGTCGGGCCTGGGGTTCCGCGACGGTTCGCGCGACCTGGAAACTGCAGGCGAAGACGTGGAAACCTCTACCGAAGGCGCCGGCGACGATGTCGAACACCGCACGGAGGAGGCAGGCAGAGACGTTGAGGACACGGCGGATCGGGAGGCGACCGACGTCGAGGGGGGCGGCGGCCATGGTGGTGGCGGTGGGGGTAGAGATGTTGGCGGCCGTGGGCACTACGTCATCATCGACAAGGTGAAGTACCCCGAGACCGCCCAGCACGTCGACGAGGCCCAATCCGGCATCTCCTGGCGCGGAGACGAGCGACGCGAGCAACAGCAGCCCGCGGATCTGACGATCGATCGTGACGGCGCTGACGACAACCGAAAGGAGTCCCTGCGCGGGATACCGAAGCGAGGCGCTGAAAAGCTGGACCGGGACGAGTACCCGCCAGCGATGTTCGCGGAAGGCGGTCTCGGCGCCTCGGTGAAGTACATAGATCGGAGCGACAACCGCGGGGCTGGCAGATCGATGGGTAATCAGCTCAGGGGCCTCGACAACGGCGAGCATGTGACGGTGATAACTGCATGA
- a CDS encoding AAA family ATPase: protein MEDIPVSSPTILAGHNDGGKSAVLTALAFLLGSHRLMDEDRTYEQAEGAAGGRCAQTWVEGIFTLDAGEQAATALPPSVRIRRIAEDGQAARWQYFGSRPADSRLHDLGRLLKGELAELVTEFGLSPAGSLKGDLLQALAAYAATAPQVEQWQPLPKELQERLPRLLSFGGRDESPDDTVRTALNGCYETFLEDETLQGRVREIEAEITQRLEKEADSLCQHIRQHCREFVGVQVKPEVSFRGGFKRAPLEVSKADGEPVDLTRSGQGSNRRIALAVWEWTSNLLENNELAALDGEDEQEPTQTIVVYDEPDTHLDYRHQRTVMDTIRKQCALPHVSVVVATHSMNLIDGVDIADVVHLRLSDGGRTIVERLADGSHDSIDFHLGQIAAAVGLRNSVLLHERCFLAVEGPTEQQCLPLLFRLSQGLSLQAAGIALWACGNNEGALILAGYLVKNHRTVMLMVDADSRSNKHFKTEKLIKAGLDLSTQVTYVGEADGFNELEELFTDTQWATAANTYWPRPEDKSWTAEDFTTHRGGKFSARILTMIKEQAAQTSPDGKGDMLYALVSTLTKPEDVPAQLRKAFSDVHALAS from the coding sequence GTGGAGGACATCCCGGTCAGCAGTCCGACGATCCTGGCCGGCCACAACGACGGTGGGAAGAGCGCTGTACTGACCGCGCTTGCCTTCCTGTTGGGAAGCCACCGGCTGATGGACGAGGACCGCACCTACGAACAGGCGGAAGGCGCCGCGGGTGGCCGCTGCGCCCAGACATGGGTCGAGGGCATCTTCACTCTCGACGCCGGCGAACAGGCTGCCACGGCACTGCCGCCCAGCGTGCGGATCCGCCGCATTGCCGAGGATGGGCAAGCGGCCAGGTGGCAGTACTTCGGTTCCCGGCCTGCTGACAGCCGACTGCACGATCTGGGACGGCTGTTGAAGGGCGAACTCGCTGAGTTGGTAACCGAGTTCGGGCTGTCCCCGGCTGGATCCCTGAAGGGCGATCTGCTGCAAGCGCTCGCCGCTTATGCTGCTACGGCACCTCAGGTGGAGCAGTGGCAGCCGCTTCCGAAAGAGCTTCAGGAACGGCTGCCGCGGCTGCTGTCATTCGGCGGTAGGGATGAGAGCCCCGACGATACGGTGCGCACGGCGCTGAACGGCTGTTATGAGACATTCCTGGAGGATGAGACGCTGCAGGGACGGGTGCGGGAGATCGAAGCGGAAATCACCCAGCGTCTGGAGAAGGAAGCCGACTCCCTGTGTCAGCACATCCGCCAGCACTGCCGTGAATTTGTCGGGGTACAGGTCAAACCCGAGGTTTCCTTCAGGGGTGGCTTCAAGCGCGCTCCTCTGGAGGTCTCCAAGGCCGACGGGGAACCGGTAGACCTGACGCGCTCCGGGCAGGGCAGCAACCGCAGGATCGCCCTCGCGGTGTGGGAGTGGACCAGCAACCTGCTGGAGAACAATGAACTCGCTGCCCTAGACGGGGAAGATGAGCAGGAGCCGACCCAGACCATCGTCGTCTACGACGAGCCCGACACCCACCTCGACTACCGCCACCAGCGCACCGTGATGGACACCATCCGCAAGCAGTGCGCTCTGCCTCATGTGAGCGTCGTGGTCGCCACTCACTCAATGAATCTCATCGACGGTGTCGACATCGCCGACGTGGTCCACCTTAGGCTCAGCGACGGCGGCCGCACCATTGTCGAGCGCCTCGCCGACGGCTCCCATGACAGCATCGACTTCCACCTCGGGCAGATCGCCGCCGCCGTGGGCCTGCGCAACTCCGTCCTGCTTCATGAGCGCTGCTTCCTCGCCGTGGAAGGCCCCACGGAACAGCAGTGCCTGCCCCTTCTGTTCCGCCTCTCCCAGGGACTGTCCCTTCAGGCGGCAGGTATTGCCTTGTGGGCCTGCGGTAACAACGAGGGAGCCCTGATCCTGGCCGGGTACCTCGTCAAGAACCACCGCACCGTCATGCTGATGGTCGACGCCGACAGCCGCAGCAACAAACACTTCAAGACGGAAAAGCTCATCAAGGCAGGTCTTGACCTCTCTACTCAGGTCACCTACGTCGGTGAGGCCGACGGCTTCAACGAACTCGAAGAACTCTTCACCGACACACAGTGGGCCACTGCGGCGAACACCTACTGGCCCCGCCCCGAAGACAAATCGTGGACCGCCGAGGACTTCACCACGCACCGCGGCGGCAAGTTCAGCGCCCGCATCCTCACCATGATCAAAGAACAGGCGGCGCAGACAAGCCCCGACGGCAAGGGAGACATGCTCTACGCCCTGGTATCCACTCTCACCAAGCCCGAAGACGTCCCCGCCCAGCTGAGGAAAGCCTTCAGCGACGTGCACGCCCTGGCTTCCTGA
- a CDS encoding ABC transporter ATP-binding protein: protein MVAPPDNDVLRASGLHHTHGTTVALTDVSLDVRRGEILAVTGPRGSGKTTLLKCLSGQLVPTEGEVWFDDAPVHALSSPSRERLRLDRFGWIDTEPHLVPELTAWENAALPLLLRGTGHRAAKHTAVEWLERLDVGMCARHRPARLDQSQRQRVAIARALAGTPQVLFADEPTAPLHSADGTQLLRTLTTAARSHHITVVLATYDPQVAALADRTLALLDGRRSGAVPETPGASDEESRAACSLSV, encoded by the coding sequence ATGGTGGCCCCGCCTGACAACGACGTTCTCCGGGCTAGCGGCCTGCACCACACGCACGGAACCACCGTCGCCCTGACCGATGTCTCGCTCGATGTCCGCAGGGGCGAGATCCTCGCCGTCACCGGCCCCCGCGGCAGCGGCAAGACCACACTCCTCAAATGCCTTTCCGGACAACTCGTCCCGACCGAGGGCGAGGTCTGGTTCGACGACGCCCCCGTGCATGCCCTCTCCTCCCCCAGCCGCGAACGGCTGCGTCTCGACCGGTTCGGCTGGATCGACACCGAACCCCACCTCGTCCCCGAACTCACCGCCTGGGAGAACGCCGCCCTCCCGCTCCTGCTGCGCGGTACCGGCCACCGGGCGGCCAAGCACACCGCCGTCGAGTGGCTGGAGCGCCTCGACGTCGGCATGTGCGCCCGCCACCGCCCTGCCCGGCTCGACCAGTCCCAGCGCCAGCGCGTCGCCATCGCCCGCGCCCTGGCCGGCACCCCGCAGGTGCTCTTCGCCGACGAGCCCACCGCCCCGCTGCACAGCGCCGACGGCACCCAGCTGCTGCGCACCCTGACCACCGCGGCCCGCTCGCACCACATCACCGTGGTCCTGGCGACCTACGATCCCCAGGTCGCCGCGCTCGCCGACCGGACCCTCGCCCTGCTCGACGGCCGCCGCTCAGGCGCCGTCCCCGAGACCCCCGGCGCCTCCGATGAGGAAAGCAGGGCAGCGTGCTCGCTCTCCGTCTAG